The Rahnella aquatilis CIP 78.65 = ATCC 33071 genomic sequence CAGTAAGCCTTCGGTCACGCCGAGGGCGGCGAGTGTCTCGCTGACCACGCTTCGGATCTGATCACCAAACTGTTTGATGACTTCACTGTTGATCACCACATTCAGCTCACTGGCCGGGGCGATTTTGACCAGCAAATCGCTGGATTCAACCGTGCCTGCCAGCGCCTCCTTCACAATTTTCATCGATTTTTCCTGCTGTTAACAAAGTGAGGGTGAAATAATATGGACATCGTCATGCACCGGTTCAGCGGGCGCAGTGGCGGAATAATGTTGCTCAAGGTGCGAGTAAGTGCCGGGCGGGACAATGTCGCGGATACGCGGTAACTGATGCGCCCGGAGCAACGCGCGCACTTCAGATGCCGAAATGGCCCGGCCGCTGGCGTGACGTTTGCGCGGCAACTCAACGACCTTCAGCGGTGGCGATGCCAGGCGGTCGGGTGCTTCCAGCCAGTCATGCATGTCGCAGTTGTACTGATGAGTCACCGGGCAGAAAGGCTCGCTGCCGACAAAACGGTGCGTAATCCCTAACGCCGGTGCGATGTACTGACGGAAAATCAGTAAATCCATCACGCTCCACGCCTGATTCACCAGCCCGGCGTCCTTGAGGAAATAGCCGGGGAAGGTTGCGCGGGAGATCAGATATTCAGAACCGGCATGCACCGTCACGTTGGGCAGGTCTGCGACACCCAGACGGACCATGGCAAGGCGCTCCTGAAACGGGAAATACGACACATCTTCGCTGACCACAAACACATGCAACCAGTCGCAGGTTGCCGCTGCCTGTTCTGCCAGAAAGCGATGCCCGAGGGTGAACGGGTTCGCGTTCATCACCACGGCACCGATGCGCTGACCGTGGTGGTAATGGCGCTGCAACCCGCGGCAATACTGGCTGATGCCCACCGGTGTGTTTTCCATCAGCACGGCAACGTCATCCCATTGCACCAGCGGGTAAAATCCGCAGCCGCGAAAGCGCTGCAGATTCGATGGCCGCGTATAGAGAAATAAATGGAATTTGCCGCCGGACACCGCCAGATTTTCCACTTCACCCAGCAATCTGGCGCTGAGATTTTCCCCGCGCCAGTCGGCGGCCACGGCGACGCATTTGATCGTGTTGCTGACCAGACCGGCGCAGCCGACCAGCCGGCGGCCGGAGCAGGCCACCACGAACTGCTCAATGTCGTCATCCATGCCTAACTGGCTTTGTTGCAACAGGGCGCGGATATCCTCCAGCATGCCTTCCGGCGGCTGGCTGACACTGATGACATGAAAGTCCGGTTCGTCACGGCTGAACATAATGCGTTCCTGATGTCGGGTGTAAGTCAAAGTAATGCTTAAAACGCCGGGCGGAGCGCCCGGCAAGGTCAGTGGGTTTTAACCGGTTAGTGAGCTGCCTGGGCATGACTCACCTGACGGCCAGCGGCAACCTGCGTGTCTGCTGCGACAATCACATTGCTGAGATGACCAATCTTTTCGATTTCTACTTCGATACGGTCGCCGGGTTTCATAAACAGCGGTGGTACGCGCTTTTTACCCACGCCACCCGGCGAACCGGTAATGATCACGTCACCGGCACGCAGCGAGGTAAAGGTGCTGATGTACTCAATCAGTTCGGCGACTTTGTGGATCATGCTGCGGGTGTTGTCGTCCTGTACCATGTGACCGTTCAGCCAGGTACGGATCGCCAGTGTGTGCGGATCAGGGATCTCATCGGCGGTGGTCATCCACGGCCCGAACGCGCCGGTCTGCGGCCAGTTTTTACCGGCAGTAAACCAGGTGTGCTGCCAGTCGCGGGCAGAGCCGTCCATATAACAGCTGTAGCCAGCGACGTGCGCCAGAGCATCTTCACGAGCGATATTTTCCCCGGCAGAACCGATGATTACCGCCAGTTCACCTTCGTAATCAAACTCGACAGAACGGCTCGGTTTGATGACGGGAGAGTCGTGGCCGGTCTGGGAATCAGCAAAGCGGACGAACAGTGTCGGGGCCGGATTATGCTGATCAAACTCTTTACGCTTTTCGGCGTAATTCATGCCGACACAGAGAATTTTTTCCGGATTCTGGATCACCGGCAGAAAAGTCAGGTCGTCGAAATCCACATCAGCGGGCAGGGTAGCCAGCGCCTGAGCCTGTGCCAGCGCATTGCCCGCCAGCAGGGCCTTGAGGTCCGGATAACGCTGGCCGAGATGGCGGCCGAGGTCGATCATGCCGTGCTCTGTTGCAATGCCGTAGGACTTGCGCCCCTGATAAAGATAACTTGCCAGTTTCATAAAAAATGTCCTGAATTAAAAAGGGTTAGCGCGGTATCAGACGAGGAAATTGCCGAGCACCAGCAGGGCAACTGAGACATTGATGGCCCCGCCAATACGTGTGGCAATTTGGGCAAACGGCATCAGTTGCATGCGGTTACCTGCAGTCAGAATGGCGACGTCACCGGTACCGCCCTGGCCGCTCTGGCAGCAGGAAACGATGGCCACATCAATCGGGTGCATACCAATTTTCTTGCCGACGAAGAAGCCGGTGGTGACCAGCGCGGCAACGGTGCTGATAATGACCAGCAGATTAGAAACCGTGAATGCGGCGACCAGTTCATTCCACGGTGTGATGGCCACGCCGACGGCGAACAAAATCGGATAGGTGACGGATGTCTGGAAGAATTTGTAAACCACCTGAGAACCTTCCAGCAGGCGGGGAGAAACGCCGTGCGCCAGTTTCAGGCCAACGGCCGCAAACAGCATGCCGACCGGTGCCGGGAGGCCAGTCAGTTTGTGTAACAGCATGCCCACCATATAAAGCAGAACAGCCAGTAATGCGCCTGCAGCAATGGTGGTGACATCGGTTTTACCGCCGGTAACGGCCGGTGCATTGCTTTGTGTTGTGGCATTTTTAGCAGACGGCATCAGCTGGCCTTCGCCGGTCAGGTGCGGATACCGTTTACCTAACTGATTGAGCGAGCCGGAAATGACGATAGCCGTCAGGCTGCCCAGCATCACGATAGGCAAGATGCGGCCCAGTGCCACGCCCTGATCCATATGCAGTAAGGTCGCGTAACCGATGGAAAGCGGAATGGCACCTTCACCGACGCCACCGGCCATAATCGGTAAGATCAGGAAGAAGAAAATCTGGAAAGGTTCCATGCCCAGCGCCAGACCGACGCCCATCCCGGTTAACATGCCGATCACTTCACCGCACAACATCGGGAAGAAGATGCGCATGAAGCCCTGAATCAGCACCTTGCGATCCATACTCATGATGCTGCCGACGATAATGCAGCAGATGTAGAGATACAGAATATTGGTGCTTTTATAGAACTTGGTGGTGGATTCCACCACGACATCCGGCAGCAGGCCGTAATAGACCAGCGCGGAAGGAATGAACGTGGCGCAAATCGCCGCCGCGCCCATCTTGCCGATGAAAGGAAGGCGTTTGCCGAATTCGCCGCAGGCGAACCCAAAGAACGCCAGCGTGGCGACCATGACCACGATGTCGCTCGGCAGTTTGCCGTCGAGACAATCTATTGCGATAAGCAATCCTGCCATGGCAAACAGCGGTAAAGGTATAATGCCGATTTTCCAGGTGTCGAGAATGTGCCACCATTTTTCTTTTAATGAGAGCTGTTTTGCGGAAGAAACTCCCGCGGGAACAGAATAAGTGTCGTCGGTTGTACTCATGATGAATCCCCTGTGTCAATTTGTGCAGGGAGTGTAAAGGAGAGAGTAACCGGTAATATGTGAGGTGCCGCAAATCAGAAACGGTATTTTAAAGGAGTGAAAGGTTTTTATGGTTTTAATTGATTTAAAATGCGCGGTGATTTTATTTTTTCGTGGTTTTTATGGTGTTATTTGTAATTATAATATTACTGTTAATTTATGGTGAAATAGCTGTTGTGAATTATGTGCTGTGTTGCCAAGGGCTTGCTGTGCCTGACGGTGTTCTGCGGCATGCCTCGCAACTTTGATGCTTCGCGCTGACGGAAATACCGCCGGGTGATAATATCTGCGCACTGTTTATTAATATCATTGTCCGGTTATAGGTTCCCCGATGCGGTTCCGTCCTTCATTTCAGATAAAGCTTTTTGTTTATCTTGTCATACTATTTATGGCGCTGTTTTCGATAGTGGGTATTTATTACTATCACGATATAGAACGCCAGTTATATGAAGATATGGGTATTCGTGCAAAAGTTCAGGCAGAGGAAATTGCACTTATTCCCTCATTAATTACCGCCGTTGAAAATAAGGATGTTTCAGCAATTAACCGTTTAATGAAGAATATTTCTGCGCACAGCGATGCCAGCTATATGGTGATCGGCGATGGTAAAGCGATACATCTGTTTCATTCGATTTATGCCGACCGCGTGGGAAAAACGCTGGTCGGGGGTGACAACGAGGACGTGCTGGCGGGCAAAAGCACCACCACCATCCGGCTCGGTGGCATCGGGCTGTCGCTGCGCAGTAAAGCGCCGATCATGAATGCGCAAGGCAAGGTGATGGGTATCGTTTCTGTCGGCTATCTCACCAGCCATATCAATAGCCTGACCGTTGAAAAAGCCATCCGTATTTTACTGGCGGCCGCTACCTTGCTGCTGGCGCTGTTTACCTTCTCATGGTTTTTTTC encodes the following:
- a CDS encoding fumarylacetoacetate hydrolase family protein — protein: MKLASYLYQGRKSYGIATEHGMIDLGRHLGQRYPDLKALLAGNALAQAQALATLPADVDFDDLTFLPVIQNPEKILCVGMNYAEKRKEFDQHNPAPTLFVRFADSQTGHDSPVIKPSRSVEFDYEGELAVIIGSAGENIAREDALAHVAGYSCYMDGSARDWQHTWFTAGKNWPQTGAFGPWMTTADEIPDPHTLAIRTWLNGHMVQDDNTRSMIHKVAELIEYISTFTSLRAGDVIITGSPGGVGKKRVPPLFMKPGDRIEVEIEKIGHLSNVIVAADTQVAAGRQVSHAQAAH
- a CDS encoding 2-hydroxycarboxylate transporter family protein → MSTTDDTYSVPAGVSSAKQLSLKEKWWHILDTWKIGIIPLPLFAMAGLLIAIDCLDGKLPSDIVVMVATLAFFGFACGEFGKRLPFIGKMGAAAICATFIPSALVYYGLLPDVVVESTTKFYKSTNILYLYICCIIVGSIMSMDRKVLIQGFMRIFFPMLCGEVIGMLTGMGVGLALGMEPFQIFFFLILPIMAGGVGEGAIPLSIGYATLLHMDQGVALGRILPIVMLGSLTAIVISGSLNQLGKRYPHLTGEGQLMPSAKNATTQSNAPAVTGGKTDVTTIAAGALLAVLLYMVGMLLHKLTGLPAPVGMLFAAVGLKLAHGVSPRLLEGSQVVYKFFQTSVTYPILFAVGVAITPWNELVAAFTVSNLLVIISTVAALVTTGFFVGKKIGMHPIDVAIVSCCQSGQGGTGDVAILTAGNRMQLMPFAQIATRIGGAINVSVALLVLGNFLV
- the citD gene encoding citrate lyase acyl carrier protein, which gives rise to MKIVKEALAGTVESSDLLVKIAPASELNVVINSEVIKQFGDQIRSVVSETLAALGVTEGLLIIEDKGALDCVIRARVQSAVLRAAQAEEINWETLR
- the citC gene encoding [citrate (pro-3S)-lyase] ligase, with protein sequence MFSRDEPDFHVISVSQPPEGMLEDIRALLQQSQLGMDDDIEQFVVACSGRRLVGCAGLVSNTIKCVAVAADWRGENLSARLLGEVENLAVSGGKFHLFLYTRPSNLQRFRGCGFYPLVQWDDVAVLMENTPVGISQYCRGLQRHYHHGQRIGAVVMNANPFTLGHRFLAEQAAATCDWLHVFVVSEDVSYFPFQERLAMVRLGVADLPNVTVHAGSEYLISRATFPGYFLKDAGLVNQAWSVMDLLIFRQYIAPALGITHRFVGSEPFCPVTHQYNCDMHDWLEAPDRLASPPLKVVELPRKRHASGRAISASEVRALLRAHQLPRIRDIVPPGTYSHLEQHYSATAPAEPVHDDVHIISPSLC